The Trichomycterus rosablanca isolate fTriRos1 chromosome 6, fTriRos1.hap1, whole genome shotgun sequence DNA segment AGATTTTTTTTGGCAGCACCACTTTGCCACACTTTGGAATGAATGTCCCGTGTCCTTAATAATTCTAAAGGTTTCTTCACACAAGGTTGCTATTCTGAGCTGGACCTGTAGGGAAATAAAAATGGAGCTCACCTCTACTTTTTCCACCACCTGCTTGCCGAAGGAGCAGACTTTAGTAGAGACAGTGATGGTCATGTTCTCAGTGCTGCAGTACTGGCTGCTGACGCCATAGAAGGATCCAGGCCCATCCTGCATATCGCTGCTGTTCAGATCCGCCTAGATCACAGAAACAAAGCCCTTTACTTTTCAGGAATCTTACCATTTATCAGAGCTTCACCTGGGCTAGTCTTTATAACAATTACTCAGAAATAAAGTACTGTACTTTAATTGATTATGCGAACACCACCACAGTGCATTCCCATCTCTGCTTCACACCGCATAAGAAGCAAACTGATGAGAACTTTTCATCATGAGTGATTACTATGATTACTATTTCATAAATAATTTCATAAACATTTCACTACTCATAAAAATACTAAGAAAAcactactgtttgtttgtttattaggattttaacatcatgttttacactatggttacattcatgacaggaacggtagttactcattacacaaggttcatcagttcacaaggttatatcgaacacagtcatggacaatttagtgtctccaattcacctcacttgcatgtttttggactctgggagtaaaccggagcacccggagtaaacccacgcagacacggggagaacatgcaaactccacataggaaggacccggaccgccccacctggggatcgaacccaggaccttcttgctgtgaggcaacagtgctacccactcaatATTACCAATACTGACTGacagtttatttacatgcattttTTCTATGAAATGCCTTTCAGTTCTTTAATAATTCACTGATTactaaataatgaaaaacaaaacataaaataaatattctttGGCAGGAAAATTTTACTAAAATGTACCCACCCAGAATTTAACCAGGAAGAAAGCATTCTGTGGACCCTTTTCATAGAGCTCCTTTAACCCTCCCTTCTTCTCCGGAAATTTGTCGTAGATCTGCCGGATGTCCACTGCCTCCAGGAGGGGATCACTGTATGATGGGTTGGTCTGACCGATGTGCACAAACAAATGTTTGCTGTACtgtaaaagaaaaattaaagaaaatttACACCACTGTTTCACATTTACATAATATTAATCATTTGAATGTCCTAAAAAAGATAtgcaaataactttttatatttagtggAGAAACTTCAGTAATACCCTGTAAcgcaacgtcccctaaactcaaaatctctgAAACTCAAATTTGTacacttaaactcaatgtttaccttaaactcaatgtgttcagctttaaaaaattttcatttatttaatttcaaattaataatgaacagccgctttgttcagtgcttggcttgagcggtgcagtaagacatcatcaaagtgcgaccatgtatctgtgtttagctggatttctcctgtttcacttttaaacttttgttatagctcggggttctgagaaattgtaagaatcagctttttttttccaagagagtctaaaacacttattgataaaaaaaaagcttttttaagaacgacatagaaacactaaaccactcttaattattactgctcataagttctcttcactactgaaattccttgctcattttagtacaataagtcacgttaagcttatcatgtgaatgcgcctttactgaacggaatacagtattccaacatcaagcatctccatgattaagaagcataaggaaacaataaagaagtaaatgtaaagtgcatgtttgtattttttattgatttttaactgttttcaattgtatttcactcactcactcactttcttaaccgcttatccagttagggtcgcggggggtgctggagcctatcccagcttttcaatgggcgcaaggcacacagtaacaccctggacagggcgccagtctatcgcagggcagacacacatacactcacacacaaacatacacacacccatccacctatagggcaattcagtgtctccaattaacctgactgcatgtttttggactgtatgaggaaaccggagctcccgaaggaaacctacgcagacacagggagaacatgcaaactccacacagaaaggacccggaccgctccacttggcgattaaacccaggaccttcttgctgtgaggcgacagtcctacccaccaagccaccaattgtatttcagtgtttttatattatatttgtgttattttcagtgtataagtgtcaaaaaagaaccctattttttacataagcttaaaatatatgcagttccacgagaccatggaacgcatgaacaggtttcccatttatccttatgagaaaaaataccttgaaactcaacgccttttaaacttaacgtcactcccagaaccaattgacgttgagtttcaaggtaccacggTATATCAGTTTTGATCTGTTTCTTCACTTGTAAACTTAATTTGAAAAAATGTTCTTCATATCACACATGCCACATGTATGTGCTGGGTGTAGTCACTCACAGAATCCTGATCTCTAGGGACCTCCATGAAGGCGGAGTACTCCAGCATGCGCAGCTTAGAGGAGGCAATGGTGCGATCCTGCCACACGGGCACCGCGGTAGCTGCTGGGGGCAGGAGAGGAACCATTGGCTCGTACCCTGAAGAGCAGGATGAGAATAAGACCAGTGTAACACAGGACAAAATGAAGACCCACACGTTTAGTCTATTATTCctccagcaaaaaaaaaaaaaaaaaaagacacagcTTACCTGATCTAAGAGGTGGAACAGGTCCGGGAAGGTTTGTGTAGGTGTTTGGTGCAAAAGGTTTGATGCTGTAACAATAAAGATAAGGAATGATCAGAAAAGACAGAACAAAATGTTATCCAAAGCCTGTTTTGtatgttacatttactttatcACTGTAATTTCATTGTAAAAGTAGAGAATCTCTCTACTTTGGAAAATTGATAAATGTCTAATGTCCAATGTCCAAACCTAGAATGAAGAGATTAGATTTAATCTGAGTTGTTCCTACACAACAGTTTAGGCTAAATTTACTGCACAGTTTAAAAAGATAGCATCATGTTTAATAGCAGCATGCCGTTCAGACCATTTATTAGTGTAGCTGAGATTTCAGAGGCATGCTTATAAAAAGTGTAAATTAGTCTATTGTTTATTTAGCTaggtaatttacattttacattttcggcatttagcagacatctttatttaaagcgacttacattactatGACAGTAAActgcctaagcaattgagggttaaaggtcttgctcaagggcccaacagcagcaacctggcagtggtggggcttgaaccagtgactttctgattactagttcagtacataGTTTTGCAAAATAGATTCAAACAATAGCAATTATTGCAAAACTATGGCAGAATCTTACAGTTCAAATCTGGCTTAactgagtttatttatttattaggattttaacgtcatgttttacactttggttacattcatgacagaaatagtAGTTACTCATTGCACAAGGTTGATCAGTAagcaagtttaacgtcaaacacactcattgacaattctgtatctccaattcacctcacttacatgtttttggactgtgagaggaaaccagagctcccagtgGAAACTCACTCAGAcaaagggtgaacatgcaaattccacacagaaaggacctggaccgccccacctggggattgaacccaggaccttcttgctgtgaggcgacagtgctacccaccgagccaccatgccacccttctTAACTGAGTATAAACCATGGCAAAACTATGGCAGAATCGTACAGTTCAAAGCTGGCTTAACTGAGTTTAAACCATATTGGCTCTGAATAAATCTGGTCTGGTCTAATTCTGAATTGCACGTTTACTTTATTGAAAATACTTACTCCTGAGAGGGTCCCGGTTGTCCTGGAATTGGAGTCGGCCAAAACtatgaaatacaaaaataaaaacagaattaaCAGAAGACAGTTGAAAAAAATCCCAAATTTTATGTAGTTGTTTTATGCCATGCTTACACTATGGTTATAATCACAGCAAAATCATTCTAATGTCACATACTGTAGGTCTATAACTTACCCTTGGGGGAGGTGCGTACGGTGGCTGGGGCAGTGGGGAAAGCGGGCTCTTGATCAGATTCGGAGACACTATCTGAGCGGAGGAAAGTGTCGCCATGGTCTGAAGAGCCTTGTCTTTGGATGCTTGATCCTaagaatggaaaaaaaatacacaggTGAGAGGAGCAAACATGACACAAACatgttaaacaataataaaatatcatttatGTGTGATAATACAATGTTAAAATAGAAAAGCATCAGAAACATTAAGGTCCTTTTAATCAAAAATCCAGAGGAAATCAGAGAGCACGCTACATGCAGAAGGTTGGACACCCTTGGTCAAATTTCATGCTTCAGAGTAAAAATAAGTTAACACACCCCTACACATtggaacatttaatattttacattatatttttaatatgttaAATTCAACCAAAAAATTTTTGTGCTCATTGCAGAGAtgatttaacttatttttacattttattatttatattatttattatttacattttcggcatttagcagactcttttatccaaggGAACTTTACAATCTAAGCAACCGaaggttaaaggtcttgctcaagggcccagcagtggtggggtttaaaccagcaaccttctgattactggtccagtaccttaaccactaggctacactgctTGCCTACCATTTTTACCTGAATTTGTTTCTGGAATTTAATTGGTGTCCAAACTTCTACATAAAGCTGTAATGATTTAAAATTAAACGTAACAACTGTCACTTTGACCAATTAGCTTTTAGTGCTCCTCTGTGTTTCCAAAAGAGAGAAAAGAGGCGACAGGCAGAAGCAGGTAGCGCAAGCTGATCGAAAGCTTAAGAGGTCCTTAACATACCGCGATACGAGTCAAGAGTTAGTCCAAATTAGAAAAGTTGCCAAGCACATTAGAGCTACTACAAAAATCATGTCATGATGCTATTAAAGATCTCTCTATCTACGAGGTACTAATGTAGAATGCagcaaaaaactaaataatcccACCAAAAACCCTACAATACAGTGTtcattacattatacagtacagtggtGGTTTGTATTTCTGTAGATGTAGACAGcagattatattatattaaataaacttgacAAATGTGCTGTGTGCACCTTAAAAGAAATTCTATGTACAATATTCATCTGCAATGTATAGTATGTATAGTTTTATAGTTCAATTTGAATACAAATTGTTATTGTTGTCTGATAAATAAAAGACACTGGACCTTGCAAGGTATATACATTATAACTACTGTTTTCTTGTTGTTTCTTAATTTTAAGCCTTTCAAATTTTTGCAAGATCGACCACTTCTGCTGAAAGATCAAGCATTATGTTATAGCTGATGCAACCAATACCAGGATGAatgatgcatttacattttcggcctttagcagacgcttttatccaaaatgacagtatactgtctaagcaattgaaggttaatggccttgctcaagggcccaacagtggcaacttggcagtggtggggcttgaaccagcaaccttttgattactagtccagtaccttaaccaccaggctacaactgaTGCAGCTCTGATACATCAAAAAAGTCATGTTTAGAAAGAGGGAAATCATACATAGGTGATCCCAATGCAATTTCTAAATGTTTGGGATTTATCATACTGGAAAGAAGGAGTGACCAAGACAACAGAAAAACaagtttatgtatgtgtatgttaaatGAGAGGTGGCATAAGGGATGGACTGTAGGGAAAAAATGGGTGTGGTTGTGTGTAATAAAAATGTCCATCATAAGTTTGCTCTTGGGGGATCTGCATGATACTACAAGTCTGTGGAAACTGACACACAAAATTCAAAATCAGCAAACTTTGACGTTTAAGTCAAATTGAGGTAGGATGGTGTTTTGCCTTCTGCTACCAATAACAAAATGAAAAACCAGTAACAAAAATGAATACAGAAATGACCTTTTTCCAGGCTACTGCATACACAAGTTTGCAGACTCATTATTGTCTGCATAAGCTTTCTACATAAGGAATTCAGCGTGGGTGTCAGACTGTGCATTTCTTCACACAATTTTTACACATCAGTGCAAGCAAATGAGATACGGCGGCAGGCTAAAGCAGGCAATGCATTGTTGACAACATGGCCCGGCATTGCACAGATATATCACGGCTCGTGGGAAATATATGCGTACAGGAGGGGCGAGTGGAAGAGGAGTGCTGGGCATTAGCTGTGCGGTAAAGCGaatgcagaaaatgcacaaaaatccAAATCCACACTTACCATGTTCATAGCCTGAATCAAAGGAAAGACAGAAAATTAGTACAATATCCTTAAGAGTCATCTATTAATGATTTTTGTTGGTGTTTTACTGGATTATTTTTCTCTTCGATGTGGTGTAGGTCTGGTTTTCCCAACACATTGAgcacattatatatatttacacagatcagccataacattaaaagcacctccttgtttctacactcactgtccattttatcacctccacttaccatatagaagcactttgtagttctacaattactgactgtagtctatctgtttctctgcatgctttgttagccccatttcatgctgttcttcaatggttaggaccccacaggaccaccacagagcaggtattatttagatgatggatgattctcagcactgca contains these protein-coding regions:
- the tead3b gene encoding TEA domain family member 3 b translates to MSLPSKAYSFSAAVTRALQRVGSWQGPIGAGTIASNDWSANGSPQPGLEDGGDELDKAIDGDAEGVWSPDIEQSFQEALAIYPPCGRRKIILSDEGKMYGRNELIARYIKLRTGKTRTRKQVSSHLQVLARRKSREIQSKLKAMNMDQASKDKALQTMATLSSAQIVSPNLIKSPLSPLPQPPYAPPPRFWPTPIPGQPGPSQDIKPFAPNTYTNLPGPVPPLRSGYEPMVPLLPPAATAVPVWQDRTIASSKLRMLEYSAFMEVPRDQDSYSKHLFVHIGQTNPSYSDPLLEAVDIRQIYDKFPEKKGGLKELYEKGPQNAFFLVKFWADLNSSDMQDGPGSFYGVSSQYCSTENMTITVSTKVCSFGKQVVEKVETEYARVEGGKCVYRIHRSPMCEYMINFIHKLKHLPEKYMMNSVLENFTILQVVTNRETQETLLCIAFVFEVSTSEHGAQYHVYRLIKD